A stretch of the Phycisphaerae bacterium genome encodes the following:
- a CDS encoding DUF4129 domain-containing protein, translating to MTIGSLHSGSRRTRYRRPVKLLALVLALWATGRASGQVSEGPGSYSRPEVGAIRSEVRDILADPRYAPRQSLWQIITEWFRERFSDWNAPHIPESLARVLWTILLVWAILALVAILAHLIWTIAVLWPRRRREEAEAGPLGDLRNRGYQDLVSAMADSAAKGDFRHAAALMMLALLQWLDARRLVRFHESKTNGDYVREYPPERASRRGLRQFVNVFDRAIYGGNVCDRATYEQMHAMFQEFHEQVRQES from the coding sequence ATGACGATCGGATCGCTTCACAGCGGTTCGCGCCGGACCCGGTATCGCCGGCCGGTGAAGCTTCTTGCGCTGGTGCTGGCGTTGTGGGCGACCGGACGGGCGTCGGGCCAGGTGTCCGAGGGGCCGGGCTCTTACAGCCGCCCGGAGGTCGGTGCGATCCGCAGCGAGGTGCGGGACATTCTCGCCGACCCGCGCTACGCCCCTCGCCAGTCGCTCTGGCAGATCATCACCGAGTGGTTCAGGGAAAGGTTCTCGGATTGGAACGCCCCACATATCCCCGAATCCCTGGCCAGGGTCCTGTGGACGATTCTGCTGGTCTGGGCCATACTGGCGCTGGTGGCGATCCTGGCCCACCTGATCTGGACGATCGCCGTCTTGTGGCCGCGTCGACGGCGAGAAGAGGCGGAGGCGGGCCCGCTCGGCGATCTGAGGAACCGGGGCTACCAGGACCTCGTCTCGGCCATGGCGGACAGCGCAGCCAAGGGCGATTTCCGCCATGCCGCCGCGCTGATGATGCTGGCCTTGCTCCAGTGGCTCGACGCCCGCCGCCTCGTCCGCTTCCACGAGAGCAAGACCAACGGCGACTACGTGCGGGAGTACCCGCCCGAGCGGGCAAGTCGGCGCGGCCTCCGGCAATTCGTGAACGTGTTCGACCGGGCGATCTACGGCGGGAACGTCTGCGATCGCGCGACCTACGAGCAAATGCACGCGATGTTTCAGGAATTCCATGAGCAGGTCCGGCAAGAGTCATAG
- a CDS encoding DUF4350 domain-containing protein, whose amino-acid sequence MSRSGKSHRDEYLILIVLGLVVIGTTALLTMDRWRDGAASKRPYPSTYSNTPEGMRVYHTLLDRLSLKAKRNESPLFHEELAEVDVLFLLNPVSRVDRMEREELDEWLRAGGVLVTSDPSSVDLARTVVMQSEERPQPFPRRSPPRDLADVTAVAENEPDLPLARDVSSIATVSPATLDIQPQDPPRTSGQVERLFADERGLRVAAAPVGRGWVIALADSSFLNNGWIGLADNAVLAVNLAAYARNLARGPNVSFDEYHNGFGRRLSGWSIMWAMLLETAAGWAVLSLTAAGILYLFYRGRRFGSRYPLERRRRRSKLEYIQSVATTYQAAGANRLTFGHLYQRLRRRLAAAVGLPPSADSGDVAAALARRMEQPAQRYDAVLRQCDAAMAQRRLSNGQLRQLTAELAAIELEVLHGNQAGQ is encoded by the coding sequence ATGAGCAGGTCCGGCAAGAGTCATAGAGACGAATACCTGATCCTGATCGTCCTGGGTCTGGTGGTGATTGGGACGACCGCGCTGCTGACGATGGACCGGTGGAGGGACGGCGCGGCGTCCAAGCGGCCCTATCCGAGCACCTACTCCAACACTCCCGAAGGAATGCGGGTCTATCACACGCTGCTGGACCGGCTGAGCCTGAAGGCCAAGCGGAACGAGTCGCCGCTGTTTCACGAGGAACTGGCCGAAGTCGACGTGCTGTTCCTGCTGAACCCGGTCTCGCGGGTGGACAGAATGGAACGGGAAGAACTCGACGAATGGCTGCGAGCGGGCGGAGTGCTGGTAACGTCCGACCCATCGTCGGTCGATCTGGCCAGGACGGTGGTCATGCAGAGCGAGGAACGTCCGCAGCCGTTTCCCCGCCGATCGCCGCCTCGCGACCTCGCCGACGTGACCGCGGTCGCGGAGAACGAGCCGGATCTGCCGCTGGCCCGCGACGTCTCTTCCATCGCCACCGTCAGCCCCGCTACGCTGGACATCCAGCCGCAGGACCCGCCGCGGACCTCGGGCCAGGTCGAGCGGCTTTTCGCGGACGAGCGAGGGCTTCGCGTCGCCGCTGCGCCCGTCGGCCGCGGCTGGGTGATCGCGCTGGCCGACTCCTCGTTCCTCAACAACGGCTGGATCGGCCTGGCCGACAATGCAGTCCTGGCGGTCAATCTCGCCGCCTACGCCCGGAATCTGGCGCGTGGCCCGAACGTAAGCTTCGACGAATACCACAACGGGTTCGGCCGGCGTCTCTCCGGCTGGTCGATCATGTGGGCGATGCTGCTGGAGACCGCCGCCGGATGGGCGGTCCTGTCGCTGACCGCAGCGGGCATACTGTATTTGTTCTACCGCGGACGGCGATTTGGCAGCCGCTATCCGCTGGAGCGGCGACGACGGCGGTCCAAGCTGGAGTACATCCAGTCGGTGGCAACGACGTACCAGGCGGCTGGGGCCAACCGCCTGACCTTCGGGCATCTCTATCAGCGCCTGCGCCGGCGACTGGCCGCCGCGGTCGGACTTCCCCCTTCCGCGGACAGCGGCGACGTGGCCGCCGCCCTCGCGCGGCGGATGGAGCAGCCGGCTCAGCGATACGATGCGGTCCTGCGGCAATGCGACGCAGCCATGGCCCAGCGGCGTCTGTCGAACGGACAACTGCGGCAACTGACGGCCGAACTGGCCGCGATTGAACTGGAGGTTTTGCATGGAAATCAGGCAGGCCAATGA
- a CDS encoding MoxR family ATPase, translating into MEIRQANELANRVVAELGKVVVGQTGPIEQMTAVLLAGGHALLEGVPGTAKTLLARALSHATGSQFRRVQFTPDLMPSDILGVNIYNTATGQFAFRPGPVFADLLLADEINRAPAKTQSALLEAMQEHQVTIDGVSHPMSPVFTVFATQNPIEFEGTYPLPEAQVDRFMMKILVDYPTEEHETAILDKVESGFDASDLQTARIETVLDPAVLAELRQTVRNVRVEEMVRRYVTQIVRATRSMPQISLGASPRAAVLLMLAAKAAAVIADRNYVTPDDVKAMAAPVLRHRMLLLPELEVEGRTSDDCIAELLLKVEVPR; encoded by the coding sequence ATGGAAATCAGGCAGGCCAATGAGCTCGCCAACCGGGTGGTGGCGGAACTGGGCAAGGTGGTGGTCGGGCAGACCGGCCCGATCGAACAGATGACCGCGGTGCTGCTGGCCGGAGGACACGCCCTGCTCGAAGGGGTGCCGGGCACGGCCAAGACGCTGCTGGCGCGGGCCCTCTCGCACGCCACGGGCAGCCAGTTTCGACGGGTCCAGTTCACCCCCGACCTGATGCCCTCCGACATCCTCGGAGTCAACATCTACAACACCGCGACCGGGCAGTTCGCGTTTCGTCCCGGGCCCGTCTTCGCCGACCTGCTGCTCGCCGATGAGATCAACCGTGCCCCGGCCAAGACCCAGTCGGCCCTGCTCGAAGCGATGCAGGAGCACCAGGTGACCATCGACGGGGTCTCGCACCCGATGTCGCCGGTGTTCACCGTCTTCGCCACCCAGAACCCGATCGAGTTTGAAGGCACCTACCCGCTGCCCGAGGCGCAGGTGGACCGGTTCATGATGAAAATCCTTGTCGACTATCCGACCGAGGAACATGAGACGGCGATCCTGGACAAGGTGGAAAGCGGCTTTGACGCGTCCGACCTTCAGACGGCCCGTATCGAGACGGTCTTGGACCCAGCCGTCCTGGCCGAGCTGCGACAGACGGTGCGGAACGTGCGCGTCGAGGAGATGGTGCGACGCTACGTGACGCAGATCGTCCGGGCCACCCGCTCCATGCCGCAGATCTCGCTGGGAGCCAGTCCGCGGGCGGCGGTGCTGCTGATGCTGGCGGCCAAGGCGGCGGCGGTGATCGCCGATCGAAACTACGTGACGCCCGACGACGTCAAGGCCATGGCCGCGCCCGTGCTCCGCCATCGGATGCTGCTGCTGCCGGAACTCGAGGTCGAAGGCCGCACCAGCGACGACTGCATCGCCGAATTGCTTCTGAAAGTTGAGGTGCCGCGGTAA